From a region of the Planctomycetota bacterium genome:
- a CDS encoding MFS transporter, giving the protein MAEPETTEPRRTGLAEQLKASLPRNVIVLGVVSFLADVSTDMMYWTVPFFIALLGGGFVWVGIIEGLRDGITSFVTIASGFVSDRVGKRKALVGLGYGISTVVKP; this is encoded by the coding sequence GTGGCGGAACCGGAAACAACTGAACCGCGCAGGACCGGCCTGGCTGAGCAACTCAAAGCCTCCCTGCCGCGGAACGTCATCGTCCTGGGCGTCGTCTCCTTCCTGGCGGACGTCTCGACCGACATGATGTACTGGACCGTGCCGTTCTTCATTGCCCTCTTGGGCGGCGGGTTTGTCTGGGTCGGCATCATCGAAGGCCTGCGCGACGGCATCACGAGTTTCGTCACCATCGCGTCGGGGTTCGTCTCCGACCGTGTCGGCAAGCGAAAAGCGCTCGTCGGCCTGGGCTATGGCATCTCGACGGTCGTCAAGCCG